The DNA segment TCCATATGTACCCTGGGATTTCAgggtgttaggttcaaaatcagcaaaaggatcagcagacaaaaccagtgaggcagaatattgagtcttttctcgcgaggagtgcattcagacttacagcaatccgactacactaaaaatctgtttacactcctcactctttttatttggaatgccctacccacaatgtgagactagcccctgataggtaggggggaagcgtgggcattgtctcatgagagaagaaacgagattctatgtgaaacaagaagtcacagacaagacaccatgagaaaagagtgcaaagacaaaatgccatgtgcagacatcaacaaaatagattgagctctcaacaactttcttggattcccagaggtgtagaaggtcaggaagctccagacagcatcgtttgacttgttgtggactggtggacgtctgcaaggcgaaacagcaagcattctgtgcaataattttattaataagtactcattagggaacgcatgataacatatatataaaatttatcTAACACAGGGTGTCCTTTGCCGCTAGTCTAAAGTCAGCTGATTTAAGTTCCAGTTCACCTGTGAATCTAATTTGGAAAAGTGGTATAGAAAAAGGATGCATGAATCAAAACAATATTGTTTTATATGTATACATCCCTTGCTGTATTGACCACCTATGTAGGATTATTTATGAACTCGACATGTATATACTCGTAACATGCTTAACCTGATTTCGTAATGTCAAAATATCATCTCCATAACTGAAAATAACATTGTCTTTCAAGGCTGTTCTTTAAATTAATGCTGCATACGATCTATTGGCTTCATCTCAAAATAACACAAGCTTTTGATTTTATAGCTTACAGTAAAAACATGACAGTGAAATTGGCATGCAAAGTGACCTAATGGCAAACAGTAAACAGTACTGTAATGTCATGAGGCAATTTCCTTTTCCCAGTTTGGAAATGTCAATGCCCTCCTAAAATGTACAGGTCTCtgtctcacccccccccccccccccctccccttctcctactctgtctctctctccccccgtctctctctcctctctctgtcCGTCTgtttctctctcactctccccGTCTgtttctctcttgctctctctccctTCGAGTAAGGGTCGACGTCGCATGTGTCGTGACTTGATGATGAAAAGCTGGTGCGCACAGACATGAGTCATCGTTCGTAGGCCACGACAAGCTTCCGTTACGTTTGACCGTGTTGCATCAAAGCATATAACACTGAGAGCATGTCTTCTACGAGAGGATTCATTCAGGTGGCAGGGCAAAATACTTCCAAGTATGTTATCTTGGGAACCCGCTTACAAAAACCAGTCTTCTGTTATCAGAATCTAGCAGCATAGCCTTAGCTCTGATAAACTCTCGTTCTAAAGTGTGATCTGTAAATGAGCAATGAGCATAGTGCAATGTGCAGTGTACATTTCCCAACCTGTTGACTTTGCAAGAATTTTACTTTTGATTACTTATTACTTTACTTTTTACgtctttttattttggcagtTCTGCAAAACTCCATTTTCTATTTTGGCACTGATCCGTCTTCACAGAATACTGTACTGGTAGTCATCTTGTCGTGGAAAAGTAAATGTGACAAATGACGCCTGTGCAACCACAACTTGGAGGTGTTGCTGCATGCTTACAGTGAAAGACATTGCTTAACTCCAGAGAGGCACACacccagcacacacacaaacacacgccctACACACAACGGTTGCTATGTGACAGCTGAACCATTGGAGAAATCAGTTTTTGGCGCATCACCAATGGGTATTAATTAATGTGAAAGGCTACCAGTTTCAAATTAGAGAAATTCACAGTGTCCCATCATCTGTAAGTTATTTTTAGAGCAGGTTCATGGACTACTCGTGTGGTCCTTAAGGGCTACCTGGTGCCCACGGGGACCACGTTGGTGTCCCTTTAGTTCACACTGTGTTGATGTTCCCCTGATGGTGCCAAATGCACCATTGTGTGTGCGTCAGAGTGTTGTGAAAGAGGAGCACTCTGCTCACACACTGCCTCACAGGCACATGACCTCACATAGTTCTTAATGGGCGGGATGTCGTCAGATTCTCCCTCTGTCTCCACCCCAGTGGCTTTATAAGCTGCAGGAAGCACAGCTCAACGTGAGATATTTACTTACACTCACGGAAATCACATCGGTCGCTTTCATCTTCATCGAGCACGCAGCGGACATAGTGATGCAGACATTGAGTAAGGCGCCTGTCGTTACTGTCATCGTTGTATTTATGATGTGTGTGTAATGTTTAGGGAGACAACATTTGaagattttaaaaatgaatggcATCTGCTGTTTTCACGTCATTATTAGAACGTATAGCTGTATGTCTTGAAGCTGGCACCCCAAGATGTGATAGCTTTAAGTATACTGGTACTCTCAATATTGTTACTTTGGTAGCATGGACTCGCCACAAATGTGAATTTTTCCATATTAGTTTGTGTTAGGGCCTGACTGATTAATCAGATGGCTAATTAAATCAGCCAGCCAAATGTGCGCAAAATACCTAGGATGTAAGTGTAATGTGATAGTATGAATTGAATGTTTGCTGGACTATGAACAATAACATGTTTTGGCAGGTCAACTGCAAATCAATATGACCCACTTAGCTTTCGCTGATTTGGCACGCTTGCGACAATAACATGTGGACATGTAAACATTCTAATGCAATACTATCACACAGTATTCCACTTTGTTAGGGGAATGGGGGGTGTCTGACATTGATCATTGAGCCCTTTTACGCTGCAGTGATTTTCCACTAAGTGGTTTTGTGTCACTGACCAGTTGCCGTGTCAAGCTGTTGGGTTTTCAAAGGGCAGGAGTTTAATCCACCAGGTAATTGATAGGATATGCCTCAGTGCATGCATGGACATGCTCAAAATGTGCTCCTGTACACACAGAGTAAGTGGAAATTTCAAATCTTTCTCGTACTTGGAGATTGAACACGTTTCACCTTTTCACAGAAGAAGCTAAGAAAGGAGCTTCTTTCAGATTACAAACACGTACATCAATTAATTTTGTCTAGCCCTTGTCCTcatgaatatatattttttttcattcatactTGTGTGTAAAGTGTAAGTAAGATTTCACATTTGTGTTGATGTTGTTCTTCGCAGGATACCCAATGGGTGGCAGAGCCACCAGGTTGTACAGCGCTTTGGCCCACACCATCAGCAGCAGCGATGCCAGCAGCCATCATGTTCCCCTCCCTCTGACCCACTTGGACACTTACCAGCCAGCGGACGCAACCCTGGATCCTGATTTCTGCCAGGTGACCGACCATCTGTCTTCTTAACGTGGAAAACACTTAAATCACACTTAATTAATTTgataaatgataataataataatttaatatctgtgaactggaaatgacagtgTGTGTTTGCTCTGTCTTCCAGGAGCAAAATGGGTCCCCATTGAGTCCCCTCAATGCAGCCGAGGTTATGAGGCAGTGCGAGGTGGCACTCGGTGATGGAGCGCCACGCTTCCACAGGAATTTCATTCGACATTCGAACGGCAACGGCCACAGCATCCGGGTGATGCAGTGGAACATTCTGGCCCAAGGTAGGAAGCTGTCGGATGCCATGTTTTCACTAATTTTCTGGCCACATGTTTGTATTTCagaaataaaagcctttttgatgCGCATAAACAGTTAAATCTAATATGAAATCAGAATTGTGGAAAGAGCTTGGTAGTTATGTCAGACAGATCCCGTTTCTTAGTTTCCAAGACTGGCAGTgtcacaaacacaaaagtggCCTAAAATGTGACTCGTGACTGGGGTATGTCACAACTATGACTCTGTTCCCATGGTAGcaaacggtaaaaaaaaaaaaaaaaaactagtgcAAAGCATTGATTTAGATCTTGTTTGGCGATGGTGTGTAAACAGTTGAATGAAGCTCGGAGCCACAGTGTTGTTGATGGGCGAGGTCTAAGTGTACTGTACtaggtaaaaaagaaaaaaaaaaaagttaacgtCATTGCATGCAGTTTGAGCAATTAAGTCAGCACCTGAGCCATACCAATGGTACTTTTACAACACTGAGAATCACATGTTTTTAATTGCATGATTTCTAATTGATTTCATTTAAATTAACTAACCACTTAGTTTTCTAAAATAAATGGTTAACAtaaactttgactttttttaccTAATATTTTACCTAATAAGTTCAACaatttaaccctttatttaatgACTTATACATATAAtaacagtaataataataatacatgaaTATATCTGTCAAATAATACTACTACtacgactactactactaataataataataataacaacacatgaatatatttgtcaaatacttttttaaaaCGAACAATATgatgtaaaattattttttaaggacaatgggaaaaaaaatagaaatagaagAAGATGCTAAATGAATGCAACTTTTGATGATGTTAATTCTCAATTACCCAAATTAACGACATTGCAGCTGTGTGtggcctatatatatatatatatatatagagagagagagagagagagagagagagagagagagagagagagagagagagagagagagagagagagagagagagagagagagagagagagagagagagagagagagagagagagagagagagagagagagagagagagagagagagagagagagagagagagagagagagagagagagagagagagagagagagagagagagagagagagagagagagagagagagagaagctaTGCAAACTATAGCCGGCGGCTATAGTTTGCATAGCTGGACATGCATTGTAAGACATACTGGTAGAGTCCTAATAAGCTGAAGAACTCAAAAACTGTGAAAGCAGAAGCACAGTCAATGGCAGTCTGAAAGTCTCAAATTTCCATCTCTTTCTTATCAGCTCTCGGCGAAGGACTTGACAGTTTTGTGCTGTGTCCTCCGGAGGCACTCAGCTGGTCCCGAAGGAAGTACCTCATCTTAGACGAGATCCTCACCTACCGACCTCACATCCTGTGTCTGCAGGAGGTGGACCACTACTTTGACACCCTGCAGCCGGTTCTGGGCCGTCTGGGTTACAGCAGCAGGTTCTGCCCTAAGCCCTGGTCGCCGTGTCTGGATGTAGAGGGCAACAACGGCCCTGATGGCTGTGCGCTCTTTTTTGATGAGTCACGCTTCGAGTTTTTGGATTGCGTCAGTTTACGGCTTTCTGCCATGATGATTCCAACCAATCAGGTCAGTGCAAACTTTTTTTATGTCACAATCAAGCGCTGCGTTACAGCAAAACTGCAATTGACACTCCCAAAAGATTTACGATCGCAagaagatgccacaagatggcagcaaagcagtttttttctttctaaatgAAATGCCTAAATGACAGGTCCTTGACACTAAGATGCCATAAAAAAGCAGTAGAGCTCTTCTTTTAAGTTAGTATCCCCAGTTCACCAAAATATGGTTCATTGGCACCAAATGTCGCATGATGGTCCCAAAAATGAGACTTTTATTTCTAGAAACAGCAATTGGGTGAGTTTCTAAACAAACCACAAAGGatagatgataaaaaaaaaaaaaaaaaaaatccagtaatGAGTTAATTCATTTGCAGGGCTGGCCGTGCATATGCAAGTCAGGGACCTTGTCTTGGCATCTCAAGTACTGTTAGCGAATCTGGCTTTCGTTACCATGATGACTGTAGGCTGAGCCCTGGTATTATGACtatttttctcaaaaaccgTGAAGCATCTCTAACATGCCGCTCTGTCGTCTCAGGTTGCTTTGGTGATGATACTGCGTTGCCGAAGCTCAAGGAAGTGCGTGTGCGTAGCCGTGACCCACCTGAAGGCCCGCTCTGGCTGGGAGTGGCTCCGCAGTTCCCAGGGGTCGGACCTCCTGCGTCAAGTCCAAAATGTGGTCCAAAAACATGCGGCAAAAACATCGGAAGACTCAGATTTTCACATCCCATTGATCATATGCGGGGATTTTAATGCAGTCCCAACTGAGGAGGTGTACTGTCGCTTTATGTCTTCTCCTCTTGGCTTGGACTCAGCTTACAAGAAACTCAGCCATGATTGTTTGACTGAGCCCCAGTACACAACGTGGAAAATTCGCCCGACGGGCGAATGCTGCACCACTCTGGATTATATTTGGTATAGTCAGGACATGCTGAGAGTGGACGCCCTCTTGGACATGCCGTCAGAGGAAGAGATTGGCCCTAACAGGCTTCCGTCCTTTAGCTATCCCTCAGACCACCTCTCTCTGGTTTGTGACTTCAGCTTTAAGGAGGACAAGTGACTGTGGACATACAACGTCATTGTTGGCTTGTGAACCTATGCAACAACaatgaggaaggaaaaaaaacattacaaatgAACTGAAACCTTGTCTACCTCCTGAACTTTGCAGTGTTTGAGTCCTACAGTAGGTTTcatttagtgttggctcgtgagtgaacgattcattcaaaataacaattcttttcagtgaacgagagtgaactcgTTCTTttctcagttcatatgacttcaaccagtaggtgtcggtaatgcccattgaagctggtgccacctcgccgtaaaacaaagcgaagaagaaaatgacgtaacttcccgttcaccaacgagtcgtggattgcatttcccgttcaccaactgaacggaactgtgagtgaacgagtcagtgcatttccagttcatcacgAGAACGGatgagtgagggaacgaatcctgactttccggttcgcgaacgagtaaagggtgaactgccttcccgtgcagcaacggatcagtcagtgaacgtgttgtgaTGCGACTCCTTGCGTGAACAATTGAGCAAATGAACgtgagccagaatgtagataaaCGATTTGCCCAGGAAAGAAAGAACGACACACTAAAGCACCACTTCTTTTGTGCTCGTTTTCTCCAagttaacggctaactttattgcatgaaaggATGTGCCGTTATGCACCAACGCGGAGATTATGCTTTTCTTTGAgtaatctttattttataacatttacagtagtttttaaataacgtgtatgcatatacacgcctaaatattgttatccagtatatctactgcaacttcacattagattgctggtttgaaatttactattatttttattgttttaataaacatttatgttaaaacttgtctggtcttttattccttgtttttatttttttgggcatgaaaacaaaaatctgacatttggttaactgctttatataacAATAtgcatgtgttttacgttgtgtatatgtgttggtgtcccccaaaataaagagcaagtagtcaaatacacattcttgacacgtacaaaatgcataaagttattaggtacgtctgaaaatggtggtgtacctaatggagtgtctgtgtgacgtcacagatcaaccagccaataaagtgggggtgagggcgggtgtggcacttttcactttcagttaaaccaggggtgtcaacctccagtcctcgaggggccgcgttccaatatgttttccaagttacccccgttaaacacacctgagtgaaaagatcagttcattttcgcgttctgcaggagcctaacttttcacacaggtgcacttaacgagggaatcttgaaaaacatgttggaatgcggcccgaggactggagtttgacacctgtgatctttgaccatgatatttccctaataaagtggcctgttattaggtacacttgaaaatagcGGTGTACCTAACGGAGCGTCCGAGATGTCactgatcaaccagccaattagAAAGTAGGTGTGAGGGCggatgtggcacttttcacttaaaccagggatgTTGACCTCCAGTccgcgaggggccgcgttccaatatgttttccaagttaccctcgctaaacacacctgcgtgaaaagattttgttcatgttcacgttctgcaggagctaaaacgtttcacgcaggtgcacttaacgagggaatcttggaaaacatgttggaatgcggccccaaggactggagtttgacacctgtgacctttgaccatgatatttccttaataaagtggcctgttattaggtacacttgaaaatgccgGTGTACTTAAtagagtgtccgagtgacgtcacatatcaaacagccaatcagaaagtgggggtgagggcgggtgtggcacctttcactttcagttaaatcAGAGGTGTCAACCTCCAGTCCTcagggggccgcgttccaatatgttttccaagttaccctcgttaaacacacctgagtgaaaagatcagttcattttcacgttctgcaggagcctaacttttcacacaggtgcacttaatgaaggaatcttggaaaacatgttggaatgcagccccgaggactggagtttgacacctgtgacctttgaccatgatatttcccaaaTAAAGTgggctgttattaggtacacttgaaaatgccggtgtacctaatagagtgtccaaGTAACATCAcatatcaaacagccaatcagaaagtgggggtgagggcgggtgtgggacttttcactttcagttaagctttggccatgatttttccctaatgaagtgacctgttattaggtacacctgaaaatggcggtataCGTAATGTAGTGTtcatgtgacgtcacagattaaacagccaatcagaaagtgggggtgagggcaggtgtggcacttttcactttagtTAAGTTTTAGCCATgattttttccctaatgaagtggcctgtttttaggtacacctcatggaaacTTTAATAGGTACACCACacgaggtaaataaataaataaataaataagagagtaTAGCGAAtgattcggtgaacgattcttttgaacgaatcttttgagtgaactgattccaaAGATTCTGTTCGCTtagaagaactggaatgcacatcactagtttcAGTTCTCTACCTTCAAGATGGACAAATGTGCACAATATATCATTTAAATCCTCACAAATTTTGACTGAAAGTGTGACATGCTGCTAGCAAACTGGCTGGAATAAACATTTTGGGGTTATCGTTAGCATTTCTATCATTATTTACACCCATTGTTTACTTATATTTAAACTTGATTTAAAGCTGCTAATTTTGCTTCTCGTACTGTTTGCATATGCAGCAGGATATTGTTTCCACATTACAAGCTGATAAAAAAATCCCAATTCTTCTGCTAATTTAGAACACTATATGCTTTCAAAGGGCATACATTCCCCAGTGTACCATTAAGAAACTAAATGCCAATGTTGTTCAACTCAAAAGCAATATCTGACTTTGGTTAGCTTTCATTTGACTTTTACTTTTCACTTTATCCAACTGAAGTTATTGCTGTGACCAACCACTGTGGGAATGGCAACTAGGTAATCATTATGACTGTGTACCAGTTGTTATTGCGCCCCAAACCTAAATTAAATAcatcaacatttaaaaaaaaaaaaaaaagcatgttacCTTGCTTCAGTAAAATCTACTTTAATACACTTTGAAACAAGAGTACAACAAAATAGAATATACTTCAAATGTTGAATATACAAACAGTTCAGTCTGAACGCAAAACTTctatattttcctctttttagataaaaaaaaaaaaatgaaatgtaggTGTAGGGCCAATGTGAAAGGAAAACATGACCTTAAGTGACCTGGGACTTGACTGACATCACATTCAGAATACGCTATACATCCGTTAGCAAATAGAGAAATAAGGTTATATACATATTCCTATTGATTTTTATCTGAGACATGGCAGTGTGCACTGGCTCAAAgtcaatcattaaaaaaaaaaaaaaaaaaaaaaaaacattaccaaaATTGAGGTTGTTGATATAAAGCACGAATGCATTTACAGCTCGATATTTTCATAGTACAGATAGTTAATTTTGTATGGTTTGGTTGTATTGCTACAATCAAATTCTCAACTCATGAAAAGATAAGTCTTTACATatttaatgacattttttttttactcctcatTGGTTCAATTATCTCTTCAAATTCAAATAATAAAGATTGATTAGTTGTTAAATTGAGAAATAAACCAGTTCTTTTTATCCCAAAGCTCCCAGCTCTGCTACAGTCTTTGCAGATGTTAGATCTCGTTTCTGTAATACTGTGCTTGGTACAAgttatgaaaacacacacacgcacacacacacgcaggcgcacgcacaaaattacaaataaaactAAATTCAACCTACAGTTCATATAGTACATGGACATCAAAATTAAAATCCAAGGCTGCCCTGTTATCTCTGTCAACTACTGTTTACGAGCCATCTATGGACTGTTTCAGGACCAAGGTAGCACCACAAGCGCgcgtgcacacagacacacatttgATTTGCACAATGACTGAAGTACAAATTGCTGGTTTGACAGTTGcaggaaaaggaaaaagaaaaaaaaaaaatcaaatcaggcTTCTTACACAGTTCTACACTTTCagctaaaatgtcattttcctgaATGACACTTGTTACTATTAACGTCGGTCCATTGTGAGCGAGTATAGCAGTAGTGACGTGGGTTGGTCCCTTTCAAGTTTGTGTGTTCCTATTTGCATGTTGGGCTCCGCGTGAGAGTTCATCACTTTACAGGCTTGGCTGAAACACATCATGCAGCAGTACTGGAAGAGGAAGGTTTCACCCCaaaggaaggaggggggggacaacaaaataaaaaaaataacggcTTTCAGGAGGCGTTAAAAGTTTGTCTGCAGCTGGTTATTAACAAGAGTAATAAAAACAGTTTCATGTACAAAGCAACTCACTTGAGTGAACAAAGGGGAAGGAGAAAAAGGGATTAGTGGATCTCAACACTCTGGCTCTTCCATCTTCACTTCGGGGGTCTCCAGCTTGATTACTACATCCGACAGGGTGCTTTTGGCATTTGCTTCATTTTGCGGGACAGCAATCGTGACGGGAACCTGCACCGCTTGGACGGCAGCAGGATTGAGCTCGTCCGTTCCCACCACCAGCTCCGAACCATTAAAAACGCCACCAATTAAGTGAGGTTGCGCTGTCACTGCATCCCCCGCGCTCCCTGACTGCGCTGCTGCCGTTGGTTGTTGCGCCTGCGCGGGCACAGACAGTCTCATCACCTGTGCTCCCGaggccacgccgaccggggccaAGGTCTGCATCGTTAGGGGGCTTCCTAGGAGACTGATACCGGCCGTCGGCGTGCCAACACCGGACTTGGCAGCACCCGTGGGGGTTTGCAGCTGACACTGAGCAAACTGGTGAGCCGGGATGGTGATAATCTTGGCCAGCTGGACGGTGATCTTCTCACCATTCTCCGCAGTGGCTGGGACCATGGTGGGGATGGTTTGGATCACAACCTATGGCCAACAAATTAAACCATTACAATACTGACATATTGCGGAAAGTTGACTGTGAAATAGACGAGTTTATAATAAGCATACCTTGCGTGCCAATTTCAATTTACGTGGCTACCATGTTTCACATTCTCGTTAAGATGGCAGACCATGTATAAGATGCAGTCGAAAATTAACAAGCCTAATTCATTTACCTGACTTAAAATTAATTCTTTTTCCAGAAATTACAACAGTATGTAGTTAAAACACTCATTTACATTGGAAATGttcaattctttttttaaatgtattcacATCCTGTGAGCAATTTTAGAAATGACATCACTGGATGCCCACCAGAAGCAATGAGCTGTGACCGAATTCCTTTTAGTTATTTAATTGTGGGAGGGCATTTTATGTTGTAAAGCACATTTATGAAGTATTAGAAAATTCCAATATTGAGATCAACACACCTTCTGTTGAGAGTTGGTGGGtccagaagcactggacaggagGGTGGTATGGGTACCAGCCCCTGTCCTTACTGCTGGCTGCTGCATGGCCACTGTTGAGATCTTCTGGCCCAACGATGTCATAACGACCGGTACCTGCATGGCCACTCGCAGTGTCCTGGAAagcattcataataacagtatgGATGATGCGATGATTGCAAAATGCTGGGAACTTTcaaactttgattttttttttcaattgattaTTTGAGCATGTTGCTGGTTCTCAAGAGGAAGCGTCAATATTGCCATTAAAGATATTTCAGTATTATGCTAATATCATGCAAGTTAAACTGAACTATGCTATTCATCAATCAAATGCAAAAAGATGGGTTTTAAAATCTGGACTTATAATGGCTTGAATGATAATTAACtcaacattgattttttttttttttttaaatcgaaaATGAATTGTTCAAATAGAACTTGCAGCATCTCACCTGGGCCCGGAAGTGTTCGAAAGGACAGCCGCCTGTTGAATCAGGCTCCCGTCTCCCAAGGTGGTCGCCGTCCTCACGTCAGCGCCTGCCGCGCTGTTGTTGCTTGCGGCAACAGGAGATTGGGCCACATTGCCTCTGTTGCCGCCACGCAGGATGTTCGGCTTTCTGAAGGACATCTCGGAGGTTTTTCTGAAGGACACCTGGGAGCCCTTCAGCAGGACATCTGGCGGCTGCAAGATGCGTTGATAGGACGCCGTCGTCGTCTCAGAGCGCATCGGCACGTCGGCGACAGACATGTCCGTTTTGTCCTCGTCGATTATCACAAGGTTTTTGGGCATTTCTTTAAACTGGTAAACCAGGCGCTGGCCCTCAACTTTGGCAAGGATGCCCCGCTGGTAGTAATATCTAGAAAAGGAACACATGTTGGTGAAGTGAAAGTGCAGAAAGCACCAAGAGAAAGGTGGACAGCGGGGCGGCTTCCTCACCTGAGTGCCCGTCCCATGGTCTCATAGTTCATGTCTGGCTTGTTCTTGTGTTTTCCCCATAGCTTGGACACAGCCTTGGAGTCCACCAGCTTGAAGATGCCCTTTTCCCTCTGCGTCCACTTAATGTATCTCGGGCACGTGTTCTTATCCTGCAGGAGGTCCAACAGGAACTCCCACAAGTAGATGGTGCTTCCTGCTGGATATTAAGTCAGTCAAATGTTCATCCGGGCCTCGGGCTCATGTTGCTTCCATTGACACGACGCATTACCTTTGCCTTCTCTCGATTTCTTCCTGAGACCGAGATCAACTGAGCCGTTAGAATAGGACTGATGTGTTTTCAGTTTCCGTCCAGCTAGAAAGTCAAAGAAACAAACATGACAAAATTtccatcatcttttttttttttttttttttttttaaaagcgttTATGGCACAAGTTCAAGTGCCCAATTCTATGTACATCTTCAATGACACGGAAGAATAAATAACTCCGCACAACCAACAAAGTATGACAACACCAAAATAAACACTATTCCCATAGTGCTCGTGTGTTGAAGAATCATAGCGGGATTTGG comes from the Syngnathus scovelli strain Florida chromosome 5, RoL_Ssco_1.2, whole genome shotgun sequence genome and includes:
- the noctb gene encoding nocturnin isoform X5 — translated: MQTLRYPMGGRATRLYSALAHTISSSDASSHHVPLPLTHLDTYQPADATLDPDFCQEQNGSPLSPLNAAEVMRQCEVALGDGAPRFHRNFIRHSNGNGHSIRVMQWNILAQALGEGLDSFVLCPPEALSWSRRKYLILDEILTYRPHILCLQEVDHYFDTLQPVLGRLGYSSRFCPKPWSPCLDVEGNNGPDGCALFFDESRFEFLDCVSLRLSAMMIPTNQVALVMILRCRSSRKCVCVAVTHLKARSGWEWLRSSQGSDLLRQVQNVVQKHAAKTSEDSDFHIPLIICGDFNAVPTEEVYCRFMSSPLGLDSAYKKLSHDCLTEPQYTTWKIRPTGECCTTLDYIWYSQDMLRVDALLDMPSEEEIGPNRLPSFSYPSDHLSLVCDFSFKEDK
- the noctb gene encoding nocturnin isoform X4, with product MQAKQHEGKIRKTKNEEKTTGYPMGGRATRLYSALAHTISSSDASSHHVPLPLTHLDTYQPADATLDPDFCQEQNGSPLSPLNAAEVMRQCEVALGDGAPRFHRNFIRHSNGNGHSIRVMQWNILAQALGEGLDSFVLCPPEALSWSRRKYLILDEILTYRPHILCLQEVDHYFDTLQPVLGRLGYSSRFCPKPWSPCLDVEGNNGPDGCALFFDESRFEFLDCVSLRLSAMMIPTNQVALVMILRCRSSRKCVCVAVTHLKARSGWEWLRSSQGSDLLRQVQNVVQKHAAKTSEDSDFHIPLIICGDFNAVPTEEVYCRFMSSPLGLDSAYKKLSHDCLTEPQYTTWKIRPTGECCTTLDYIWYSQDMLRVDALLDMPSEEEIGPNRLPSFSYPSDHLSLVCDFSFKEDK
- the noctb gene encoding nocturnin isoform X2 yields the protein MLLFFMIFSFSVASVTIHFDDDNTLRQPGLPDTRVYNCPYKAAEQINDYDSIAKWDFCNPRNHFKDLMQAKQHEGKIRKTKNEEKTTGYPMGGRATRLYSALAHTISSSDASSHHVPLPLTHLDTYQPADATLDPDFCQEQNGSPLSPLNAAEVMRQCEVALGDGAPRFHRNFIRHSNGNGHSIRVMQWNILAQALGEGLDSFVLCPPEALSWSRRKYLILDEILTYRPHILCLQEVDHYFDTLQPVLGRLGYSSRFCPKPWSPCLDVEGNNGPDGCALFFDESRFEFLDCVSLRLSAMMIPTNQVALVMILRCRSSRKCVCVAVTHLKARSGWEWLRSSQGSDLLRQVQNVVQKHAAKTSEDSDFHIPLIICGDFNAVPTEEVYCRFMSSPLGLDSAYKKLSHDCLTEPQYTTWKIRPTGECCTTLDYIWYSQDMLRVDALLDMPSEEEIGPNRLPSFSYPSDHLSLVCDFSFKEDK
- the noctb gene encoding nocturnin isoform X3, which produces MITTPLPRRSQGEQANSMLEPQCKDSNPEPFIMVADMLKWDFCNPRNHFKDLMQAKQHEGKIRKTKNEEKTTGYPMGGRATRLYSALAHTISSSDASSHHVPLPLTHLDTYQPADATLDPDFCQEQNGSPLSPLNAAEVMRQCEVALGDGAPRFHRNFIRHSNGNGHSIRVMQWNILAQALGEGLDSFVLCPPEALSWSRRKYLILDEILTYRPHILCLQEVDHYFDTLQPVLGRLGYSSRFCPKPWSPCLDVEGNNGPDGCALFFDESRFEFLDCVSLRLSAMMIPTNQVALVMILRCRSSRKCVCVAVTHLKARSGWEWLRSSQGSDLLRQVQNVVQKHAAKTSEDSDFHIPLIICGDFNAVPTEEVYCRFMSSPLGLDSAYKKLSHDCLTEPQYTTWKIRPTGECCTTLDYIWYSQDMLRVDALLDMPSEEEIGPNRLPSFSYPSDHLSLVCDFSFKEDK
- the noctb gene encoding nocturnin isoform X1 gives rise to the protein MITTPLPRRSQGEQANSMLEPQCKDSNPEPFIMVADMLKRGQASPQAGNKHRLTAASPQWDFCNPRNHFKDLMQAKQHEGKIRKTKNEEKTTGYPMGGRATRLYSALAHTISSSDASSHHVPLPLTHLDTYQPADATLDPDFCQEQNGSPLSPLNAAEVMRQCEVALGDGAPRFHRNFIRHSNGNGHSIRVMQWNILAQALGEGLDSFVLCPPEALSWSRRKYLILDEILTYRPHILCLQEVDHYFDTLQPVLGRLGYSSRFCPKPWSPCLDVEGNNGPDGCALFFDESRFEFLDCVSLRLSAMMIPTNQVALVMILRCRSSRKCVCVAVTHLKARSGWEWLRSSQGSDLLRQVQNVVQKHAAKTSEDSDFHIPLIICGDFNAVPTEEVYCRFMSSPLGLDSAYKKLSHDCLTEPQYTTWKIRPTGECCTTLDYIWYSQDMLRVDALLDMPSEEEIGPNRLPSFSYPSDHLSLVCDFSFKEDK